GTCACGCTCTCGCCGGGGCAGAGTTCCGTGTCGTTGGGAAAAGCAATGTCTGGCCCCATGCCATCTACCGTGACCGTGATTTGGCGAGTGATTTGGCAATTGTTGGCAGTATAGGTGACGGTATAGGTTGTGGTGGCGTTTGGTCGCACCTCGATGGCCTGTCCCGTTTGTCCTGTGCTCCACACATAAGTGCCGGGCACCGACCCCGAGGCAGTAAGTAGCACGGGGAAATTGCGGCATACGGTGGTGTCGTTTGATACGGTGAGCTGGACATTGACGAGTGTAAGGGTCACTTGCCCCTGCGCAGGGCAGCCATTGTTGGCTGTCACAAAATAGGTGGTTGTCGGCAAAGTAGGTGTCACAACGGGCTGCGGGTTGGTCGTCGGGGCAAACGCAGGATCGGTCGAAGTCCAATTGTAAGTGGCTGAGGGGTCGAATGCCTGATTGAGCAATACCGGCTGCCCGATGCAAATCTGCGTATTGGCGGGGAATTGAATGATGGGCAAGGGGCGGATGTTTACCACGGCGGTGGCGCTCGTGGGGCAGCCTTGAAACTCACCTTTCACTGTGTATGTCGTGGAGGCGCTCGGAGTGGCAATGGGACTGTTGCAGGTAGTGCAACTCAAGCTTTCGGCGGGCGACCACTCTATGTTGGTCACTCCTGGGGTAAAAGTTGTATTGAGTATGACGCTCTGACCGGGGCAAATGATGGTGTCGGGGGTGGCAAACATTTCCGCGGGAGGTATCACTTTCACGAATGCTTCCGAGGTGTCCACGCAGGTGCCGTTTCGGGTGATACGTTGGTAAAGCGTGGTGGTGTCGGGTTGCACCACCATGTTGTAAAGACTATCGGGGGTGAGTTGGCCTGCTGCGGGTATCCACTCGAATCGAATGTTGGGGTATTCAAAGGGCTCAAACAAGTTTGACACGAGTGTCACTTGCGAGCCGAAACATATCGTGGTGTCGGATGGCTGAATGTTTAAGTCTGGTGGCAAACTATCTACTTGTACAAAAACGTAGCGGGTTCGGATGCACCCGGGTACGGTCGCAGAGGCAGAATAAAGCGTTGGTACAGATGGTGTTGCGATGGCGCTTAGCCCATTGGGAGTGACTTGCAGACTGCTCAGCGGCGCCCACGTCACCACGCCGCCGGGCGGGGTAAGCGTGGCTTGGATGGTGAGTGGCACTCCTTTACAAGTTTGCACCGTGTCGGGTTGGTTGAGTTGCAGTTCAAAGTTGATGACCGTGACTTGTACCGCGCGATTCACGATGCAGCCGGGATTGCTGGCTGTCAGTATGTAGGTGGTTGTTTGTTGCGGCGTGGCGACAGGGTTGGCGACGGTGGCTGTGTCCAAGGTGCCGTTGTTGGGTGTCCATGAATAATTGGTATTGGGTTCGGGCACAGTATTGGCAAGGCGCACGCTCTCGCCGATGCAGATGGCTGTGTCGCCCTGCACTGCTAGTACGGGTTGTTGGAACACCGTTATTTTCACGCTATCGGTGGAAGGGAAAGGACAGGTCGGGTTGACCGCCACCAAGTAATAGGTCGTGGTTTGCAATGGTGCCACCGACGGGTTGGGCAAGGAGGAGATAAACCCGGGCGGCACAGAGCTCCATTGGTAAAAGGTATTGGGGAAACCCGGCCCACCGAGGTTGGTTGACTGACCTGCACAAAGCACTTTGTTGGGGCTGATGGTGTATTGCGGTTGTTGCCCATTCACCACTGTGATGGTTATCGTGTCGCTCTGCGTGCATTGAGGTGTTTGCAACGTGGCGATGTATGTGTAAACCCCAGTTGTCAGCCCTGTCACCATTGGGGAAGGGCAATTGTAACAGCTAAGTCCTGCCGGTCCGGTCCAAGTGTAGTTGCCCAATTGTGGGCCATTTTTATTCAACTGAAAAGAGGCGTTGTTACAAACCGTGATGTTGGGTCCAAGGTTGAAATCGCAGGGTTGAGAAAAAGCGACTGCCCAACACAGTAAGAGAAGCAGGGTAAAATAAGGTCTCATGTAAATGAATTTAATCGGCTTGAAAAACTTGGGAAATCAAAATATAGAGTGCTTGACTTTCGCCGCCCGAAATTCCGGCTTCGGTGGGCTTTTACCAAAGGAATTGAGAAATTTTGCCGAACAGCGACAGAAGAAAAGGCTACTCGGCGAGCCGCCGAACCCGGCATGAATTGTGCCGAAAAACTGCTGCTATCCGACAAAGCAAGCCGCGCTAAGCCCCTAATTCCAATTGCTCTTTCACGAGGTGGAAATAAGCCCCGCGTCGTTCGGTCAAAACTTGGTGCGTCCCTTGTTCCACTATTTCGCCTTTCTCCAACACGATGATGTTGTCCGCGTTGCGAACGGTACTCAGTCGGTGTGCGATGATGAAGACTGTTTTGTTGCGAAAAGCATGTTCCAGATTGTGCATGATGACCCGCTCGTTGAAGGCATCCAAGGCATTGGTAGCCTCGTCGAAAAAGATATACTGCGGGTCTTTGTAAATGGCACGGGCGATGAGCAGCCGCTGTTTTTGGCCTTGGCTAAGCCCCACGCCGTCTTGCCCTATCTTGGTGTTGTAGCCCAAAGGCAAGTTTTCCACGAACAATTGGATATTGGCCACCTTGGCGGCGTAGAGCAATCGCCGACGGTCAATGTGTTCCTCGCCCAAGGCGATGTTGCGGGCAATGGTGTCGGAGAAAATAAAACCATCCTGCATCACTACCCCGCAGCGGTCGCGCCAGAGCTGATTGTTGATGTTGGAAAGGTTGATGTCGCCCAGCCTGACTTGGCCTTCCGTGGGCTGGTAAAAGTTGAGCAGCAGTTTCATCAACGTTGTTTTGCCGCTGCCGCTCGTGCCGACAATGGCGGTGGTTTTTCCCTCTCTGATGAATAGATTGATGTTTTTCAAAACCCACGGGTCGTAAGGCCCTCCATAGCGGAACGAGACGTTGTGCAGCGAGAGGTCGCCATTCGAGGGCAACACCGTTACTTTTGGATAATCGGTCGGCTCCTCGTCGGGGCGCAGATGGATTTCGTTCATCCGCTCGAGGCTGATTTTAGCCTCTTGTGCAGCGAGGATGAACTGCACGAGCGACTCCAAGGGAGCGTTCATGTGGCCGATGATGTATTGCACGGCGAGCATCATGCCCAACGTCATGTGACCCTCGATGACCGCGTGCGCGGCCATCACCGAAATGAGGATGTTTTTCCCTTCGTTGATGAACGCCGCGCCTGCTCGCTGGAATTGGTCGGTGGCTAGGTATTGGACGTTGACTCGAAACAGCCGCGCCTGAATGCGCTCCCACGACCAGCGTTTCTGCCGCTCGGCATTGTGGAGCTTGATTTCCTGCATACCGTTCACCATTTGGATAAGGGTGTTTTGGTTTTCGGCCATCTGCTCGAAACGTCGGTAGTCGAGTGCCCGGCGGCGCTGTAGGAAAATGGCAATCCAGCCGAAATAGAACAAAGCGGCAAAGAAAAAAACAAAGAAAATCGGCGGATAGTAGAAGGCTAGCACAACACCGAACACCGCCAAGCTGACTATCGAAAACAAGGTGACCAAAGAGGAGGAGGTGAGAAACCGTTCTACGCGCTCGTTGTCGTAAATGCGTTGCAAGAGGTCGCCCGTCATTTTGGAGTCGAAAAACGACATGGGCAATTTCATCAACTTAATCAGGAAGTCCGACACCAGGTTGATGTTGACCCGTGTGCCAATATGTAGCAATATCCACCCCCTGATGAACTCAACCGCTACTTGGCTGACGAACAACATGCCCTGCGCGGCCAGTATGAGATAGACGAAATTCAGGTCCTCCAGCTGAACCCCCTTGTCCACCAATGCCTGCATCAAAAAGGGAAATGCCAGCTGGATGAGGCTGCCCAGCAGCAGCCCGAAAAAAAGCTGTCTGAGCAGCTTTTGGTGTTGCGACAGATACGTCCAGAGAAAACCCAAGCTCGAGCGATTGGCTTTTTCTCCCTCGCGGCTAAAAAAGTCGGGGGTTGTTTCGAGCAAGAGTAGAATGCCCTGTGGCTCCGTGTTGACCACATCGCTAATCCAGCCATCGAGAAATTCTTGCTCGCTCAGTTCGATTTTTCCCGCTGCGGGGTCTGCCACATAGACTTTTCCGTTGGCGATTCGGTAAACCACCACGAAATGGTTTTGCTTCCAATGCGCAATGCACGGCAATGGGATGTTGTCTTGAAGGCGGCCAAACCCCGTTTTTGCGCCCAACGTGCGAAACCCGATTTTCTCCGCGGCATCCGATATGCCCATCAACGATACTCCCTCGCGGTCGAGGTAAGAGAGGTCGCGCAAGTACTCCAACGAATAATGCCTGTTGTAATACTTGGCCACCATGCGCAGGCATGCTACCCCACAATCGGAGGCATCTAACTGTTTGTAGAATGGGAAGTTGTCGGAGAACATTGTTCAGCTTGCGAGGGCAAATGTATCTCTAATCAAGGAATCGCCAGTCGTGTCTTCTCCAAAAACGCCGCATCCACCGTGATGAGCAAGCTTTGGAAAAGATAGTTGAGCTCTACCTGAAATTTTCGCTTGCCCTGCACCTTCACGATACGTCCTTTCAAGCCCATGAGATTGCCCGCCGCGATTTCCACCCAATCGCCCTCGCTCAGGCCTCCCGGCACGGCTTCCATGTCAAGCCCATCCTCAAGCGTGATGCGTTTCAACAAATCTATTTCCGATTCGGGAATGGCGATGAGGTTCTTGCTGAACTTGACAAAACCGGCCACGTTTTCGGTCTCCAACACAGGCACATACTGCTCCTTCGTGATTTTCACAAAGATATACGCATTGATAAGCGGTTTTTCTACCCAACGTGTGCTCCGGGTGTAGCGCCGCACGAGGCGCTGCAAGGGAACCCATGCGTGAATGCCTTTTTTTGCCAGCATGCGCTGCACGAATTTCTCGCTTTTGGAACGGGTATGCACCGCAAACCACCGTGGCTCAGAATCGTGCAGGTGGTTAGTTGCGACTGGCGACGAACGTTGATGGGCAGTTGACATAATTTGGGGGCAAATTTGGGGAAAAACGGTGACACTTACACCGCCTGCCGTAGCGCCTCCATGTCGTTTCCGGTCAATGCCGCCAAATTGCGCGTGATTTTTTCCGGCTCCCAATCCCACCATTTTACCTCCAACAATGCTTGGATATGCTCTTCCGAAAATCGTTTGCGAATCTCGCGGGCAGGGTTGCCACCGACGATGGTGTACGGTTCCACATCTTTGACGACCACTGAGCAAGAGCCAATCACCGCGCCATCACCGATTTTTACCCCCGGCATAATGACAGCGTTGTAACCGAGCCAAACATCATTGCCGATGACCGTGTTGCCTTTGGTAGGGTAGATGCGGCCTTCCATCGCATTTTCCCAACCATGACCGAAAATGTCAAAGGGATAAGTCGAAAAACCCTCGATATGGTGGTTCGCGCCGTTCATAATAAAAGTGACACCGGAAGCGATGGCGCAAAACTTTCCGATGATGAGTCGGTCGCCCGTGAAGTCAAAAAGGTATTTCACGTTTTTTTCAAAATTGGCAACATCCTCAAAATCATCATAGTAGGTGTAGTCGCCGACTTGGATGAGGGGATTCTTGACCAGATTTTTTAAAAAACACAGGCGTTCGTAGCCAGCAAGTGGGAAATGAGTGTGAGGACTTGGACCTGTCATAATTTGTGTGGGTTTTGAAATGGTTGACCGAACATTGCTTAAAAAGGTGGCGGGTGACAGCGGCTATTTTCCCACTGCGCACACGCACCTGAATCCCAGCCAAGGCATGGCCCTGTCGTACCGGATTTCGTTTTTCACTCGACTTTCTTCAAGTGTATTCGCATAACTGCCGCCTTTTGCCACGCCTTGCTCGGCTACCATTTCGGCGACGTTCCCAATCAAATTGTGAAAGCCATAGCGGTTTGGCGAGCCAGTGTTGCGCGGAAGGCCAAAGGTCGCGCTTGGGTCGGTGTTGGCCGGCAGGGTTTCTTTTGTGACCACTTTGTGATGGCCCTTTTTGTCTCGAAGAGATATGTAGCCAAAGGGGTGTTCTTCCGCATTCAGCCCGGCGGTGGCGGCATATTCCCACTCGGCGACGCTCGGCAGGCGATAACGAAAGCGCTGCGGCATGGCGGTCTTTTCTGGTGGCGTGGCACACACGGCTTCACGCACGCGCTCGGTGCGCCACTGGCAGTAGGCCACAGCTTGCTCATGACTGATGCCAGTGATGGGGTAGTCGTCATATCGCGTTGCTCGGAAGTAGGTTTCATGTTGTGGCTCATTTGACAGGTCGTGATGGGTAAGCCAGAATGCGCTGTCGGGAAGTGCGGCAAGATATTCCGGCGAACCCGTGCCATGTTGCCGAACGAGCCACCCGACGTATTCCCGCCAATCTGCGTTTGTCAGCTCGTATTGGTCGAGCCAAAGACTGTCGCGCAGAAAAATGGTGCCGGGCAACCCCTTTTGAATAGGGCGCGGGTGGTCTGGATTGTTGTGGAGCGCGGTGCAGGCCGATAGCGCTACCCACGAAAACACGGTGAAACGAAGCAGCATATTTGGAAGTGGTTTCAAAGGTGTGCTATTACAACAAAGCAACTGCGCCATTTTTCAATTGGTATCGCTCCTTGCTCTCTGGGCAAACGGCTTCGCCTTTTTCATCAAAATGAAGCCGCATTCCTCGCCGACTCACCCAACCCAGATGGCGGGCGGGGTTGCCCACCACCAGCGCATAATCCGGCACATCCTTCGTCACCACCGCGCCCGCGCCAATGAGGCAATAGGCGCCCAGCGTCACGCCGCAAATCACGGTGGCGTTTGCGCCAATGCTGGCGCCTTTTTTCACCAATGTCGTGCGAAAC
This genomic interval from Saprospiraceae bacterium contains the following:
- a CDS encoding gliding motility-associated C-terminal domain-containing protein, which produces MNKNGPQLGNYTWTGPAGLSCYNCPSPMVTGLTTGVYTYIATLQTPQCTQSDTITITVVNGQQPQYTISPNKVLCAGQSTNLGGPGFPNTFYQWSSVPPGFISSLPNPSVAPLQTTTYYLVAVNPTCPFPSTDSVKITVFQQPVLAVQGDTAICIGESVRLANTVPEPNTNYSWTPNNGTLDTATVANPVATPQQTTTYILTASNPGCIVNRAVQVTVINFELQLNQPDTVQTCKGVPLTIQATLTPPGGVVTWAPLSSLQVTPNGLSAIATPSVPTLYSASATVPGCIRTRYVFVQVDSLPPDLNIQPSDTTICFGSQVTLVSNLFEPFEYPNIRFEWIPAAGQLTPDSLYNMVVQPDTTTLYQRITRNGTCVDTSEAFVKVIPPAEMFATPDTIICPGQSVILNTTFTPGVTNIEWSPAESLSCTTCNSPIATPSASTTYTVKGEFQGCPTSATAVVNIRPLPIIQFPANTQICIGQPVLLNQAFDPSATYNWTSTDPAFAPTTNPQPVVTPTLPTTTYFVTANNGCPAQGQVTLTLVNVQLTVSNDTTVCRNFPVLLTASGSVPGTYVWSTGQTGQAIEVRPNATTTYTVTYTANNCQITRQITVTVDGMGPDIAFPNDTELCPGESVTLNNIATPGATYTWTSTPPGFTFNGATPPPVSPNQTTRYNLTATLGNCTINTSVNVVVYNATLTISPNQNLCAGESVTLTANGSLSGEYLWSSGQTTPSITVSPSQTTTYDVVYTYGDGCTLEAAVQVTAVPNFTLNIAANPDTNRINIGAPISLRAVVAPSQNLSNFQFQWLENGLTPIGNTETVVTSPSTSDTTIFYKLIATSPNGCMQMVQINFQLVQPLVIVPNAFSPNGDSVNDVFRMKILEGSATILEMSIYDRWGNKVFSSTDTNAVWNGKTNDGKDLPSDVYVYYIRWQRGDGALQPPKKGDVTLLR
- a CDS encoding UpxY family transcription antiterminator, translating into MSTAHQRSSPVATNHLHDSEPRWFAVHTRSKSEKFVQRMLAKKGIHAWVPLQRLVRRYTRSTRWVEKPLINAYIFVKITKEQYVPVLETENVAGFVKFSKNLIAIPESEIDLLKRITLEDGLDMEAVPGGLSEGDWVEIAAGNLMGLKGRIVKVQGKRKFQVELNYLFQSLLITVDAAFLEKTRLAIP
- a CDS encoding peptidase domain-containing ABC transporter, whose protein sequence is MFSDNFPFYKQLDASDCGVACLRMVAKYYNRHYSLEYLRDLSYLDREGVSLMGISDAAEKIGFRTLGAKTGFGRLQDNIPLPCIAHWKQNHFVVVYRIANGKVYVADPAAGKIELSEQEFLDGWISDVVNTEPQGILLLLETTPDFFSREGEKANRSSLGFLWTYLSQHQKLLRQLFFGLLLGSLIQLAFPFLMQALVDKGVQLEDLNFVYLILAAQGMLFVSQVAVEFIRGWILLHIGTRVNINLVSDFLIKLMKLPMSFFDSKMTGDLLQRIYDNERVERFLTSSSLVTLFSIVSLAVFGVVLAFYYPPIFFVFFFAALFYFGWIAIFLQRRRALDYRRFEQMAENQNTLIQMVNGMQEIKLHNAERQKRWSWERIQARLFRVNVQYLATDQFQRAGAAFINEGKNILISVMAAHAVIEGHMTLGMMLAVQYIIGHMNAPLESLVQFILAAQEAKISLERMNEIHLRPDEEPTDYPKVTVLPSNGDLSLHNVSFRYGGPYDPWVLKNINLFIREGKTTAIVGTSGSGKTTLMKLLLNFYQPTEGQVRLGDINLSNINNQLWRDRCGVVMQDGFIFSDTIARNIALGEEHIDRRRLLYAAKVANIQLFVENLPLGYNTKIGQDGVGLSQGQKQRLLIARAIYKDPQYIFFDEATNALDAFNERVIMHNLEHAFRNKTVFIIAHRLSTVRNADNIIVLEKGEIVEQGTHQVLTERRGAYFHLVKEQLELGA
- a CDS encoding SUMF1/EgtB/PvdO family nonheme iron enzyme, whose protein sequence is MLLRFTVFSWVALSACTALHNNPDHPRPIQKGLPGTIFLRDSLWLDQYELTNADWREYVGWLVRQHGTGSPEYLAALPDSAFWLTHHDLSNEPQHETYFRATRYDDYPITGISHEQAVAYCQWRTERVREAVCATPPEKTAMPQRFRYRLPSVAEWEYAATAGLNAEEHPFGYISLRDKKGHHKVVTKETLPANTDPSATFGLPRNTGSPNRYGFHNLIGNVAEMVAEQGVAKGGSYANTLEESRVKNEIRYDRAMPWLGFRCVCAVGK
- a CDS encoding CatB-related O-acetyltransferase, giving the protein MTGPSPHTHFPLAGYERLCFLKNLVKNPLIQVGDYTYYDDFEDVANFEKNVKYLFDFTGDRLIIGKFCAIASGVTFIMNGANHHIEGFSTYPFDIFGHGWENAMEGRIYPTKGNTVIGNDVWLGYNAVIMPGVKIGDGAVIGSCSVVVKDVEPYTIVGGNPAREIRKRFSEEHIQALLEVKWWDWEPEKITRNLAALTGNDMEALRQAV